In the genome of Actinomadura graeca, one region contains:
- a CDS encoding NADH-quinone oxidoreductase subunit A: protein MPDYFDSYVVVVALMLVGGGIVGGGLAANRLLRPHRPTAEKLLTYECGVDPVGDGWAHSYVRYYVFAYLYVVFAVDAVFLFPWATVFAAPGYGATTLGEMFVFLAFLAAGLAYAGKKGVLSWV, encoded by the coding sequence GTGCCGGACTATTTCGACTCGTACGTCGTCGTGGTGGCGCTGATGCTGGTCGGAGGCGGGATCGTCGGCGGTGGCCTGGCGGCGAACCGGCTGCTGCGCCCGCACCGTCCCACCGCCGAGAAGCTGCTCACCTACGAGTGCGGCGTGGATCCCGTCGGCGACGGGTGGGCGCATTCCTACGTGCGCTACTACGTGTTCGCCTACCTGTACGTGGTGTTCGCCGTGGACGCGGTGTTCCTCTTCCCCTGGGCGACGGTGTTCGCCGCGCCCGGCTACGGCGCCACCACGCTCGGCGAGATGTTCGTCTTCCTGGCGTTCCTGGCGGCCGGGCTCGCCTACGCGGGCAAGAAGGGCGTCCTGTCCTGGGTCTGA
- a CDS encoding NADH-quinone oxidoreductase subunit C, with protein sequence MSAAPGPAALTAAWTDRFGDEITTEETFGGLAVGVPSEHWLPALTFARDDLDCVFFDWLTGVDELDEGFAVVVHVYSPARRHHLLVRTRVPREDPVLPTATGVYRGAAWHERETFEMFGVVFEGHPHLVPLLLPEGFEGNPLRKDFVLAARVAKPWPGAKEPGESGHGAPSRRRVRPPGVPDDWGPHA encoded by the coding sequence GTGAGCGCGGCACCCGGCCCGGCGGCGCTCACCGCGGCCTGGACGGACCGGTTCGGCGACGAGATCACCACCGAGGAGACGTTCGGCGGCCTCGCCGTGGGGGTGCCGTCCGAGCACTGGCTGCCGGCGCTCACCTTCGCGCGGGACGACCTGGACTGCGTGTTCTTCGACTGGCTGACCGGCGTCGACGAGCTGGACGAGGGCTTCGCCGTCGTCGTGCACGTGTACTCGCCCGCGCGGCGTCACCACCTCCTCGTCCGCACGCGCGTCCCCCGCGAGGACCCGGTGCTGCCGACCGCGACGGGCGTCTACCGCGGCGCCGCGTGGCACGAGCGGGAGACGTTCGAGATGTTCGGGGTGGTCTTCGAGGGCCACCCGCACCTCGTCCCGCTGCTGCTGCCGGAGGGCTTCGAGGGCAACCCGCTGCGCAAGGACTTCGTGCTCGCCGCCCGCGTCGCCAAGCCGTGGCCGGGCGCCAAGGAACCCGGCGAGTCCGGGCACGGCGCGCCGAGCCGCCGCCGCGTCCGCCCGCCCGGCGTCCCGGACGACTGGGGGCCGCATGCTTGA
- a CDS encoding complex I subunit 1/NuoH family protein — translation MLEIVVKLALVAAAFALLPLLVGQAEHKVMAHMQGRLGPMYAGGFHGWAQLVADGVKFAQKEDVVPRAADRWVFKLAPGVALVPYLLVLLVVPVGPDGQVALDLGLGLFFALAVMGVGVIGAIMAGWASANKYSLLGGMRVAAQLMSYELPMVFAASSVAMAAGTLSLTGIVDEWRWYWLPWQAAGAVVFFVAGLAELRRPPFDMPVADSEIIFGPYTEYGGLRFALFLLAEYAGIVVLCGLTTVLFLGGWKGPFLNAELGWLWTLLKGGVLAFLVIWLRVSYPRMREDQLQKLAWQYLVPLSLAQLALTGVLKVAFG, via the coding sequence ATGCTTGAGATCGTCGTGAAGCTGGCGCTGGTCGCGGCGGCGTTCGCGCTGCTGCCGCTGCTGGTCGGCCAGGCCGAGCACAAGGTGATGGCGCACATGCAGGGCCGGCTCGGCCCGATGTACGCGGGCGGCTTCCACGGCTGGGCGCAGCTCGTCGCGGACGGGGTGAAGTTCGCGCAGAAGGAGGACGTCGTCCCGCGCGCGGCGGACCGGTGGGTCTTCAAACTGGCCCCCGGCGTGGCGCTCGTCCCGTACCTGCTCGTCCTGCTCGTGGTGCCGGTCGGCCCGGACGGGCAGGTGGCGCTGGACCTCGGGCTCGGGCTGTTCTTCGCGCTGGCGGTGATGGGCGTCGGCGTGATCGGCGCGATCATGGCGGGCTGGGCGAGCGCGAACAAGTACTCGCTGCTCGGCGGGATGCGGGTCGCGGCGCAGCTGATGTCCTACGAGCTGCCGATGGTGTTCGCGGCGTCCTCGGTGGCGATGGCGGCGGGCACGCTGTCGCTGACGGGGATCGTGGACGAGTGGCGCTGGTACTGGCTGCCGTGGCAGGCGGCCGGCGCCGTGGTGTTCTTCGTCGCGGGCCTGGCCGAGCTGCGGCGCCCGCCGTTCGACATGCCGGTCGCCGACTCGGAGATCATCTTCGGCCCGTACACCGAGTACGGCGGGCTGCGGTTCGCGCTGTTCCTGCTGGCCGAGTACGCCGGGATCGTGGTGCTGTGCGGTCTGACGACCGTGCTGTTCCTGGGCGGCTGGAAGGGCCCCTTCCTGAACGCGGAGCTGGGCTGGCTCTGGACGCTGCTGAAGGGCGGGGTGCTGGCGTTCCTCGTCATCTGGCTGCGGGTCAGCTACCCGCGGATGCGCGAGGACCAGCTCCAGAAGCTCGCCTGGCAGTACCTGGTGCCGCTGTCGCTGGCACAGCTCGCGCTGACGGGCGTCCTGAAGGTCGCCTTCGGCTGA
- a CDS encoding helix-hairpin-helix domain-containing protein translates to MSHHADGPYGPDPGRDQARPPHVRPSQPPPPHGRAQRDRSSREHRAHDRPPYGTPPPDPRVHPYPPGRPYAAPGWRPTYPVPPIQHPLPQPVQVPGGEGPQGILWASVPFLTFGFGTPFSFLYAALRRGSGKLGVTAAGYGVAVTGVMALFSTDSAAAIALGSLLTLMLWLAGTAHTFAVRSAVFPREVPRNRLNRQAVEVARYRRTLREEARALAAEDPALAHELRIGRPDVPRTYDDGGLVDVNHAPKEIIAALPGMDDEMAERVVRRREAQGAFVSAEEMAVDADLPPDLVPQLSEYSIFLR, encoded by the coding sequence GTGAGCCATCACGCGGACGGGCCCTATGGCCCCGATCCGGGCCGTGACCAGGCCCGTCCCCCCCATGTCCGCCCGTCCCAGCCGCCCCCGCCGCACGGCCGCGCACAACGGGACCGTTCCTCCCGCGAGCACCGCGCACACGATCGTCCGCCTTATGGGACGCCGCCGCCGGACCCGCGCGTCCATCCGTATCCGCCGGGCCGTCCCTACGCGGCACCCGGCTGGCGTCCGACGTACCCGGTGCCGCCGATCCAGCATCCGCTTCCGCAGCCCGTGCAGGTGCCCGGCGGCGAGGGACCGCAGGGGATCCTGTGGGCGTCCGTCCCGTTCCTGACGTTCGGTTTCGGGACGCCCTTCTCGTTCCTGTACGCCGCCCTCCGGCGCGGCTCGGGGAAGCTCGGCGTCACCGCCGCGGGCTACGGCGTCGCCGTCACCGGCGTCATGGCCCTCTTCTCGACCGACAGCGCGGCCGCCATCGCCCTCGGGTCCCTGCTGACGCTCATGCTGTGGCTCGCGGGCACCGCGCACACCTTCGCCGTCCGCTCGGCCGTCTTCCCGCGCGAGGTCCCGCGCAACCGGCTCAACCGGCAGGCCGTCGAGGTCGCCCGGTACCGGCGGACGCTGCGCGAGGAGGCGCGCGCGCTCGCCGCCGAGGACCCGGCGCTGGCCCACGAGCTGCGGATCGGCCGTCCCGACGTGCCCCGCACCTACGACGACGGCGGTCTCGTCGACGTCAACCACGCCCCGAAGGAGATCATCGCGGCGCTGCCCGGCATGGACGACGAGATGGCCGAGCGCGTCGTCCGGCGGCGGGAGGCGCAGGGCGCGTTCGTCTCCGCCGAGGAGATGGCGGTCGACGCCGACCTGCCGCCCGACCTCGTCCCGCAGCTCTCCGAGTACTCGATCTTCCTGCGGTAG
- a CDS encoding 4Fe-4S binding protein, giving the protein MQPDLPPRSRGVIALFEENCTVCMLCARECPDWCIYIDSHKETLPAEGGGRPRTRNILDRFAIDFALCMYCGICIEVCPFDALFWSPEFEYAEYDIAELTHEKERLREWMWTVPPPQAHDPSAEPPKELGAAEKASARAAKRPASPPGPAPEAGA; this is encoded by the coding sequence GTGCAGCCCGACTTGCCACCGCGCAGCCGGGGTGTCATCGCGCTGTTCGAAGAGAACTGCACGGTCTGCATGCTCTGCGCCCGCGAATGCCCGGACTGGTGCATCTACATCGACTCCCACAAGGAGACGCTCCCCGCCGAAGGCGGCGGCCGCCCGCGCACGCGGAACATCCTCGACCGGTTCGCGATCGACTTCGCGCTGTGCATGTACTGCGGGATCTGCATCGAGGTGTGCCCGTTCGACGCGCTGTTCTGGTCGCCGGAGTTCGAGTACGCCGAGTACGACATCGCCGAGCTGACCCACGAGAAGGAGCGGCTGCGCGAGTGGATGTGGACGGTCCCGCCCCCGCAGGCGCATGACCCGTCCGCCGAGCCGCCCAAGGAGCTGGGCGCGGCGGAGAAGGCGTCCGCGCGTGCCGCGAAGCGCCCCGCGAGCCCACCGGGTCCTGCGCCGGAGGCGGGGGCGTGA
- a CDS encoding NADH-quinone oxidoreductase subunit J, translating into MSGQEVVFALLGVVAIGSGIMVVTTRNLVHAALWLVVSFGALAGGYLVLTAEFVAWVQVLIYVGAVVVLLLFGIMLTRAPIGESADLDSGNRWAAASVAAATALVLVTVVAMGFRDERMPLKAGHGSADELGASVFRTWVLPFEVLSVLLLASLVGAIVLSRLDIRARPETGARADEEDGV; encoded by the coding sequence GTGAGCGGGCAGGAGGTCGTCTTCGCGCTGCTCGGCGTGGTGGCGATCGGGTCCGGGATCATGGTGGTGACGACGCGGAACCTCGTCCACGCGGCGCTGTGGCTGGTCGTGTCGTTCGGCGCGCTGGCGGGCGGCTACCTGGTGCTCACCGCCGAGTTCGTGGCCTGGGTGCAGGTGCTCATCTACGTCGGCGCGGTCGTCGTGCTGCTGCTGTTCGGGATCATGCTGACCCGGGCGCCGATCGGAGAGTCGGCCGACCTGGACTCCGGCAACCGGTGGGCGGCGGCGTCGGTCGCCGCCGCGACGGCCCTGGTGCTCGTCACGGTGGTCGCGATGGGCTTCCGGGACGAGCGGATGCCGCTGAAGGCGGGCCACGGCTCGGCCGACGAACTGGGCGCCAGCGTGTTCCGGACGTGGGTCCTGCCGTTCGAGGTGCTCTCGGTGCTGCTGCTGGCCTCCCTCGTCGGCGCGATCGTCCTGTCGCGCCTGGACATCCGTGCCCGCCCGGAGACGGGCGCGCGCGCAGACGAGGAGGACGGCGTCTGA
- a CDS encoding NADH-quinone oxidoreductase subunit L codes for MIWLASLTVLLPFLAAFAGMLLGPRLTRLLGGRPTGGAPLRNGPALIACVPVAASLVLAAIVAFTVWRDPGARTGTLTTIDTGSVPIRVAFQVDGLSAVVALMVCCVALAVQVYSVAYMDDDRRYSSYAAFISMFTAAMLLVVFAGDLIVLYAGWEVMGVCSYFLIGHHWENRDNSRAAVKAFLVTRLGDVGFLIGILVLGVGAGTFSLGGVLAKAPQMPHTTVTAAALLLLAGVAGKSAQFPLHTWLPDAMAGPTPISALIHAATMVAAGVYVVARLYAVFAAAPAALTVLGVVAVVSMIGSALAALAQDDLKRVLAYSTISQLGVMAAGLAVGADTAAIFHLLTHGAFKALLFLSAGCVITVAGSTMLAHYGGLRRGMPVTFWSMTVGLAALVGVPPLSGWFSKDSVIEAAQHSAFHGGSVHASPPHPAVDLPAGVAWLVYLGLLLTVALTAAYATRAWLMTFFGEPRGTYEPREAPRTMAWTVAVLAVPAAILGFFGLGADELRPHVGSALLGLVLAALGAGAVYVIWNRDPAQDPAQALGRLRPVFARAFLIDELYAAAIVRPVWALARHVVAFDSRGVDAAVVGTARGARRLGGILRVPQNGNAQTYLTGLLAGVVVIVAGAVILR; via the coding sequence GTGATCTGGCTCGCCTCGCTGACCGTCCTGCTGCCGTTCCTCGCGGCGTTCGCCGGGATGCTGCTCGGCCCTCGGCTGACGCGCCTGCTCGGCGGGCGTCCCACCGGGGGCGCGCCGCTGCGCAACGGGCCCGCGCTGATCGCGTGCGTGCCCGTCGCGGCGTCGCTCGTCCTCGCCGCGATCGTCGCGTTCACCGTCTGGCGCGACCCCGGCGCGCGGACGGGCACGCTCACCACGATCGACACCGGCTCCGTGCCGATCCGGGTCGCCTTCCAGGTCGACGGCCTGTCCGCGGTGGTCGCGCTGATGGTCTGCTGCGTGGCGCTGGCCGTGCAGGTCTACTCCGTCGCCTACATGGACGACGACCGGCGCTACTCGTCCTACGCCGCGTTCATCTCCATGTTCACCGCCGCGATGCTGCTGGTGGTCTTCGCCGGGGACCTGATCGTCCTGTACGCGGGCTGGGAGGTCATGGGCGTCTGCTCGTACTTCCTGATCGGGCATCACTGGGAGAACCGCGACAACTCCCGCGCCGCGGTCAAGGCGTTCCTCGTGACGCGCCTGGGCGACGTGGGTTTCCTCATCGGGATCCTGGTGCTCGGCGTGGGCGCGGGCACGTTCTCGCTGGGCGGCGTCCTGGCCAAGGCCCCGCAGATGCCGCACACGACGGTGACGGCGGCCGCGCTGCTGCTGCTCGCCGGTGTCGCGGGGAAGAGCGCGCAGTTCCCGCTCCACACCTGGCTCCCGGACGCCATGGCGGGCCCCACCCCGATCAGCGCGCTCATCCACGCCGCCACCATGGTCGCGGCGGGCGTCTACGTCGTCGCCCGGCTGTACGCGGTGTTCGCCGCCGCGCCCGCCGCGCTGACCGTCCTCGGCGTCGTCGCGGTGGTCTCGATGATCGGGTCGGCGCTCGCGGCGCTCGCCCAGGACGACCTCAAACGCGTCCTGGCGTACTCGACGATCAGCCAGCTCGGCGTGATGGCGGCGGGCCTCGCGGTCGGCGCCGACACCGCCGCGATCTTCCATCTCCTCACGCACGGCGCGTTCAAGGCGCTGCTGTTCCTGTCCGCCGGATGCGTGATCACGGTGGCGGGCTCCACTATGCTCGCCCACTACGGCGGGCTCCGGCGCGGCATGCCCGTCACGTTCTGGTCGATGACGGTGGGCCTCGCCGCGCTCGTGGGCGTCCCGCCGCTCAGCGGATGGTTCAGCAAGGACTCCGTCATCGAGGCCGCCCAGCACTCCGCGTTCCACGGCGGATCCGTCCACGCGTCCCCGCCGCACCCCGCGGTGGACCTGCCCGCCGGTGTCGCGTGGCTGGTCTACCTCGGGCTGCTGCTCACCGTGGCGCTGACGGCGGCGTACGCGACGCGCGCCTGGCTGATGACCTTCTTCGGGGAGCCGCGCGGGACGTACGAGCCGCGGGAGGCGCCGAGGACCATGGCGTGGACGGTCGCGGTCCTCGCCGTGCCCGCCGCGATCCTCGGCTTCTTCGGGCTCGGCGCGGACGAACTGCGCCCCCACGTCGGATCGGCGCTGCTCGGGCTCGTCCTGGCGGCGCTCGGAGCGGGAGCCGTCTACGTGATCTGGAACCGTGACCCCGCCCAGGACCCGGCGCAGGCGCTCGGACGGCTCCGTCCCGTCTTCGCGCGGGCCTTCCTCATCGACGAGCTGTACGCGGCGGCGATCGTCCGGCCGGTCTGGGCGCTGGCCCGGCACGTCGTCGCCTTTGATTCGCGCGGCGTCGACGCGGCGGTCGTCGGGACCGCCCGCGGCGCCCGCAGGCTCGGCGGGATCCTGCGCGTCCCGCAGAACGGCAACGCGCAGACCTACCTCACGGGCCTGCTCGCGGGCGTCGTCGTGATCGTGGCCGGGGCGGTGATCCTCCGATGA
- a CDS encoding complex I subunit 4 family protein produces the protein MIFVLMMAIPLAGALAMLVPADRFLRTDVAVRTFGTAVSGATLLVAVSAATAFDFDDTSRMQLEVDRSWAPAVGLRFHLGADGISLPLVVLTALLTFLCFLYTLRHPPKGGRIRLLTALLLVLEIGLLGTFVALDLVLFFVFFEVVLIPMYVVIMLWGGAARQAAAYKFILYTLLGSGLLLAGMLLVAVKAGTLDMTELAARHGAGLSHGVQITAFALMGIGFAVKAPMWPLHTWLPDAHTEAPTVGSVLLAGVLLKMGTYGLVRVALPLAPHGAQVWAPWLGLLAVIGIVYGALACLAQRDLKRMIAYSSVGHMGFVLLGIATLTPVGINAALFGNIAHGLITSLLFFLAGAVKERWGTADLDELGGGLLGTSPRLASILTFASVASLGLPGLAGFWGEMLALLGAYRPHADLPRETFVTFMAVAALGAVLTAAYFLRMLARLTHGPSDGLTASRGQAVSAQEYAAWVPLIALTLLVGLWPKTLLDVTTGPVRALFGGG, from the coding sequence ATGATCTTTGTGCTGATGATGGCGATCCCGCTCGCCGGGGCGCTGGCGATGCTCGTCCCGGCGGACCGGTTCCTGCGGACGGACGTCGCCGTCCGGACCTTCGGGACGGCGGTGTCCGGCGCGACGCTGCTGGTCGCGGTGTCCGCGGCGACCGCCTTCGACTTCGACGACACGTCCCGTATGCAGCTGGAGGTGGACCGGTCGTGGGCGCCCGCGGTCGGGCTCCGCTTCCACCTGGGCGCCGACGGGATCTCGCTGCCCCTCGTCGTGCTGACGGCGCTGCTGACGTTCCTCTGCTTCCTCTACACGCTGCGGCACCCGCCGAAGGGCGGGCGGATCCGGCTGCTCACCGCGCTGCTGCTCGTCCTGGAGATCGGGCTGCTCGGCACGTTCGTGGCCCTCGACCTCGTGCTGTTCTTCGTGTTCTTCGAGGTCGTCCTGATCCCCATGTACGTGGTGATCATGCTGTGGGGCGGGGCGGCCCGCCAGGCCGCCGCGTACAAGTTCATCCTTTACACGCTGCTCGGCTCGGGGCTGCTGCTCGCCGGGATGCTGCTCGTCGCGGTGAAGGCCGGCACGCTCGACATGACCGAGCTCGCCGCGCGGCACGGCGCCGGACTCTCCCACGGCGTCCAGATCACGGCGTTCGCCCTGATGGGGATTGGTTTCGCCGTGAAGGCGCCGATGTGGCCGCTGCACACCTGGCTGCCGGACGCGCACACCGAGGCGCCGACCGTCGGGTCGGTGCTGCTCGCGGGCGTGCTGCTGAAGATGGGCACGTACGGGCTCGTCCGCGTCGCGCTGCCGCTCGCGCCGCACGGCGCGCAGGTGTGGGCGCCGTGGCTCGGGCTCCTCGCCGTGATCGGCATCGTGTACGGCGCCCTCGCCTGCCTCGCCCAGCGCGACCTCAAGCGGATGATCGCCTACTCGTCCGTGGGGCACATGGGCTTCGTGCTGCTCGGCATCGCCACCCTCACCCCCGTCGGGATCAACGCCGCGCTGTTCGGCAACATCGCGCACGGCCTCATCACCAGCCTGCTGTTCTTCCTCGCCGGGGCGGTGAAGGAACGCTGGGGCACCGCCGACCTGGACGAGCTCGGCGGCGGGCTGCTCGGCACGTCCCCTCGGCTCGCGTCGATCCTGACGTTCGCGTCCGTCGCGTCCCTCGGGCTGCCGGGCCTCGCCGGGTTCTGGGGCGAGATGCTCGCGCTGCTCGGCGCCTACCGCCCGCACGCCGACCTGCCCCGCGAGACGTTCGTGACGTTCATGGCCGTCGCCGCGCTCGGCGCGGTGCTGACCGCCGCGTACTTCCTGCGGATGCTCGCCCGGCTCACGCACGGCCCGTCCGACGGCCTCACCGCCTCGCGCGGCCAGGCCGTGTCCGCGCAGGAGTACGCCGCCTGGGTCCCGCTGATCGCGCTGACGCTGCTCGTCGGGCTGTGGCCGAAGACCCTGCTGGACGTGACGACCGGACCCGTCCGC